GGTAAATCAAGTAGCCAATTGGGCATCATTTTTCCATACGAGACGACAACTCCCAACTGGTACTTTTTTTTGGAAATTGATTCTCTGAACGAAGCGTCTTCCAAGTTTGAGGGTTGCAGAAACGGGATTTCATTTTCTATCGCCCATTGTTTTACTTCGGATGGAGAGAGTTTAAGACCGCGTCCTTTCGGCATATCGGGCGCGGTAACTATAAGTGAAGGGATAAGCCCCCCACCTTTTAGAATCTCGAGTATTTTCGCTCCTCGACGGGGCGTGCCGAAAAAAATGAATTTTATGGAAAGTGTGTTCATTTGTTAATCGATATTTCTTCGTCCGTTAGTTCTTTCACATCCACCGCTTTATCGATAAAAAGAATTCCGTTTAAGTGATCGATTTCATGTTGGAAGATTTGGGCTAGGAGACCGCTCGCGCCTCTTTCAAACAGTTTTCCATTTTCATCATATGCCCGTATTTTGGCTCTCGCGCTCCTCTCAATTTTTCCGAAGAGCGGACGGACGGAGAGACAGCCTTCATCAACCATCACCTTTTCTTTCGAGAGCTTTACGATGACAGGATTAATAAAAACTTCATTTTCGCTTTTGACGACTTTTTTCGTCGCCGGTGGGGAAAGAGAATCAGGATTGCTCCTTCTTCTTATTTTTTCCGATAGGTTGGGATCAATAATGAATAATCGAAGCGAGTATCCAAGCTGTGGGGCGGCCAGCCCCACTCCGTCGGCCTCCTTGTGAAGCGCTTCTTTCATTTCCTCGATAACTTTTCTTATTTTAGGGCTTACAATCTCATCTTCCGGGATTTCCTTCGCTATTTGCCGAAGGACTTTTTCATCTTTTTGGACGATTTTTTTCATGAAGCTAATACTATAATAAAACGTGTAACTTGTAACGTGCAGCGCAAAGCACAATCGAATATGAAAATTTTTGGATTTTCCGATGTTACAAGTTACCTGTTACATGCTGTGCGACTAGAGGAGACTCTCTGGGTCAACTTTCACGGTAAATTCTGGCGAGAGGGCGGTGAGTTTCAAAAGGAGCTCGGAATCGGGCCATGTGCGGGGCGAAACCCGTAAAAGCCCGTGCATAATTGACTTGCCGGCGAGACCTTTGATGAATGAAGGGAATATGTCGATGTTATAATTTGAAAGAGTTGCTTTTGCTTCGCTCATTTTTCGGACGATTTCGCTTTTCTGTCCCTCGAGGGAAATCTTCACCAGAATTGAAAAAGGGGGATAGTTGAATTGCTCTCTTTTCCCGATTTCATCGCGGTAAAATTCGAACAGATTGCCTTTCATCCCATATTCGAATACTTTTTGATCCGGGTTTCGCGTTTGAATCACAATTTGCTTATGAGTTACGGATCGGAGCGTGAGCAGAATCGACATGATTTTTTCGTTTATCCGGAAATCCGGGAGCGAGAAAAGAGCGTCAAGACTTGCGATTGCCGAATTTTCTATGGGGCGATCCAGATAGAGAAGCGCGAGCTCGGTTCCAAGAAGTATGCTTCCCGGCGAGGCAAAGAATTGATTCATCATTTTTTCCGCATTGCCGTGAGTAGTAACCTTGTCCTTATCCATGATAAATATTTTCACATCTCCATAGAGCGCCCTTATCTCTTCCCCCACACTGTCTATGCCTGCGCCAAGGGTGACAAGTTTCCATCCCTGGCAGACTTTGCACACCTCTTCTGGGTCTCTTCTCTCTCCGCATCTGTGGCACAGAAAGAAATTGCCTTTCTGGCTTCCATGAAGCACCATGTTCGCGGAGCATTTGTTGCAGGTGATTGTTTCTCCGCAATCACCGCAGACGGTGGTCGGGGAGAGTCCTTTGCGAGCGGCAAAAATGAACAGGTTTTCATTATTGGTTTTATTCGCTTGAATCAGATTCCGCAGTTCCTCGCTTACCAGAGTGAAATTTTTTGTAGAAGCTTTATACACTCTCATGTCCACCATTCTTTCTTCCGCAGAAGTCAAAGAGCGGAATTTGACCGGGGAAAGCTCCTGGAATTCTCCGTTTTTGTATCTAAAAAGCGTGGCGATGTCGATAAAGATATCTCCGACCACGAACTTTGCTTTTATTTTTTTTGCGAACATTTCCGCGAATACTCTGAAGTCAAGATAGGGGCGGGAGAAGGTCTTGTATCCCGAAGAATTTTCACGGTCGACTATAATCGCTCCCAAATCAGCCCGCGGATAAGATAAATATGAGCCTGTGCCTAGGATGAGAACCGGATGCTTTTCTTTAGTCAGTTTCGCAAGAGTCGAGCGCAGTTCGTTTTCACTAAGAGAGCCATGCAAGACAAATGTGTATTCCTCAATGCCTTTTTCCAATTTTCCCACCGTTTTCTTTATATCGTGAACGCTCGGTAGGCAGAAAAAAACAGACGATTTCTTGGCAAATTCTCCCCGAATAAAACTCTTGTAGTTTACAAATCTCTCCTCGTCTCCGGCCTGAAGAATGTACTTTTGATGAATTTTCTCTCCGAGAACTGGCTCCTGTGGCTCGATTTTTATTTTCTCGAGTTCCGCTAGGAGTCGTGCAGAAATAAGCGAGGCGAGCACGGACCCGGTTGTTGCCGCGAAATATCGCGCTGCCTCATTCGCGCTTTCCATGAATTCGGGAAGAAAGAAAAAATGACCCTTGCGTTTCGTTATTTTTTTTAATTGGAATTCCGCTTGGCGAAGTTCAGTCCTGTGCTCGCTTGCATCGTTTTTCGATATGACGATTGCCGGCACGATTTTTTTTCGCAGCGGCACTTCTATCACGGCTCCCAAAGAGATATCATCGCTCGTAAAATAAGTGAGCGTTTCCTTTCCTATTCCCCGTGAAATTGGTATCACCTCTATGATTTGCATATTTTTACAAATCTCTAAGTATCGAAATTCTCGCTCCGAGGGCGTTCAGTCGTCTCACAAGGTCTTCGTAGCCCCGGTTGATTGAATAAATATTGCGAAGCGTGGAAGTGCCTTTTGCTCCCAACATTCCGGCCAAAATGATGGCTGCGGGGCGAAGGGCGGGAGGGGAGACGATGTCGTTTGCCTGAAGCTCGGTGGGTCCCGTTATGTAGACTCGGTGCGGGTCGAGGAGGATTGTGTCAGCTCCGAGCTTGTCGAGCTCCTTGTAATAAATGGCGCGCTTTTCGTAAGGCCAATCATGAATCATTGTAACCCCCTTGGCTTTCGTTGCAATGACCGCAAAAAAAGGAAGATTGTCCATGTTGAGGCC
This region of Candidatus Taylorbacteria bacterium genomic DNA includes:
- the def gene encoding peptide deformylase, with the protein product MKKIVQKDEKVLRQIAKEIPEDEIVSPKIRKVIEEMKEALHKEADGVGLAAPQLGYSLRLFIIDPNLSEKIRRRSNPDSLSPPATKKVVKSENEVFINPVIVKLSKEKVMVDEGCLSVRPLFGKIERSARAKIRAYDENGKLFERGASGLLAQIFQHEIDHLNGILFIDKAVDVKELTDEEISINK